In Oryza sativa Japonica Group chromosome 2, ASM3414082v1, the following are encoded in one genomic region:
- the LOC4330912 gene encoding endoglucanase 8 precursor — MKPRSSRDGHNAAAAAALLLAALVLSGDVLPAVVAGGAPSFNYKDALTKSIMFLEAQRSGKLPPTNRIKWRGDSGMEDGKLANVDLTGGYYDAGDNVKYGLPLAFTVTTLAWTAMAFEKELKAARELENVHAAIRWGTDYFLKAATKKDHLWVQVGDPNADHQCWVRPENMPTPRTLYQINDKTPGSEIAAETAAAMTASSMVFRKDKPYSRRLLNKAKLLFQFAKTHQGTYDGECPFYCSYSGYNDELLWAATWLYLATKRQVYADFIGHEAISSSVAEFSWDLKFPGAQVLLAELNMTSSGGLQSFKSQADNFVCAVLPDTPFHQVSITPGGMIHLRDGANSQYVTSTAFLFVAYSDILRRINQPVMCGAQAVQPARLLQFAKQQIDYLLGANPRGRSYVVGFGVNPPTQPHHRGASTPVLPPGYQVNCGMSFSEWFTPDRPNPNELTGAIMGGPDGGDNFSDKRGNSSCTEPCTYINSLSIGPLAALAIRGPNLIATQ, encoded by the exons ATGAAGCCCCGCTCCTCGCGCGACGGCCataatgccgccgccgccgccgcgctcctcctcgcGGCGCTGGTCCTCTCCGGCGACGTCCTGCCGGCGGTCGTGGCCGGTGGCGCCCCCTCGTTCAACTACAAGGACGCGCTCACCAAGTCCATCATGTTCCTCGAGGCGCAGCGCTCCGGCAAGCTGCCGCCCACCAACCGCATCAAGTGGCGCGGCGACTCCGGCATGGAAGACGGCAAGCTCGCCAAC GTGGACCTGACTGGCGGGTACTACGACGCCGGCGACAACGTGAAGTACGGGCTGCCGCTGGCGTTCACGGTGACGACGCTGGCGTGGACGGCGATGGCGTTCGAGAAGGAGCTGAAGGCGGCGAGGGAGCTGGAGAACGTGCACGCGGCCATCAGGTGGGGCACCGACTACTTCCTCAAGGCGGCGACCAAGAAGGACCACCTGTGGGTGCAGGTCGGCGACCCCAACGCCGACCACCAGTGCTGGGTCCGCCCGGAGAACATGCCCACGCCCCGCACCCTCTACCAGATCAACGACAAGACCCCCGGCTCCGAGATTGCCGccgagaccgccgccgccatgaccgCCTCCTCCATGGTCTTCCGCAAGGATAAGCCCTactcccgccgcctcctcaacAAGGCCAAGctg CTGTTCCAGTTCGCCAAGACGCACCAGGGAACCTACGACGGCGAGTGCCCCTTCTACTGCTCCTACTCCGGCTACAAC GATGAGTTGCtgtgggcggcgacgtggctgTACCTGGCGACGAAGAGGCAGGTGTACGCGGACTTCATCGGGCACGAGGCGATCTCGTCGAGCGTGGCCGAGTTCAGCTGGGACCTCAAGTTCCCGGGCGCGCAGGTGCTCCTCGCGGAGCTCAACATGACATCCAGCGGCGGCCTCCAGAGCTTCAAGTCCCAGGCCGACAACTTCGTGTGCGCCGTGCTCCCGGACACCCCGTTCCACCAGGTGTCCATCACCCCGGGCGGCATGATCCACCTCCGCGACGGCGCCAACTCCCAGTACGTCACCAGCACGGCCTTCCTCTTCGTCGCCTACAGCGACATCCTCCGCCGGATCAACCAGCCGGTGATGTGCGGCGCCCAGGCCGTGCagcccgcccgcctcctccaGTTCGCCAAGCAGCAGATCGACTACCTCCTCGGCGCCAACCCGCGCGGCCGCTCCTACGTCGTCGGCTTCGGCGTCAACCCGCCCACGCAGCCGCACCACCGCGGCGCCTCCACCCCGGTGCTCCCCCCGGGCTACCAGGTCAACTGCGGGATGAGCTTCAGCGAGTGGTTCACCCCCGACCGGCCCAACCCCAACGAGCTCACCGGCGCGATCATGGGCggccccgacggcggcgacaactTCTCCGACAAGCGTGGCAACTCGTCCTGCACCGAGCCTTGCACGTACATCAACTCCCTCTCCATTggccccctcgccgccctcgccatccGTGGCCCAAACCTCATCGCCACCCAGTAA
- the LOC4330917 gene encoding uncharacterized protein — translation MVDVKHTAGHAGARRVKLFRVPRRPARAAEEAGAPLVPAGERRKRKMAVARLGGGAGGRRRLFGAFRRLRVRWLAALYRRSLRRLRAYYAKAVQDLLEGAAAMSTLRSQAAADCSFGTAFAPVVAVGY, via the coding sequence atggtGGATGTGAAGCACACggccggccacgccggcgcgagGAGAGTCAAGCTGTTCCGggtgccgcggcggccggccagggcggcggaggaggcgggggcgCCGCTGGTACCGGctggcgagaggaggaagaggaagatggcggtggcgaggctcggcggcggcgccggcgggcggaggcggctgTTCGGTGCGTTCCGGCGGCTGCGGGTGCGGTGGCTGGCGGCGCTGTACCGCCGCTcgctgcggcggctgcgcgcgTACTACGCCAAGGCGGTCCAGGACCTCctcgagggcgcggcggccatgAGCACGCTGCGCTCgcaggccgccgccgactgctCGTTCGGCACTGCgttcgcgccggtggtcgccgtcgGCTACTGA
- the LOC9272552 gene encoding protein OXIDATIVE STRESS 3 LIKE 1, with the protein MSIALESGPGLGGGGGGGGGPRFGRVARCAYAASPPPASVGARSSSSVGRDSDSPAAAAKWEWDGEEVEGGDGEVQSSYKGPFDTMDALQEALPFRKGVCKFYNGKSGSFAKLQDSVIPSPPEKSLPKPENPSPRKRKGLLPFSFKWGKPQNKEVFPEDDVIISPTNCRRMTLSPAATSSSGSNSGSDDEHYRSPKLHTRQPLRRPSNAAMGVFASPPAPRPPQVLSAHMRSHSMLDLQDVTESTAMVSPRDKRRRN; encoded by the exons ATGTCGATCGCACTGGAGAGTGGGCCCGggctaggaggaggaggagggggcggcggcgggccccgGTTCGGCCGCGTCGCCCGCTGCGCctacgccgcctcgccgccgccggcgtcggtggGGGCGCGCAGCTCGTCGTCGGTGGGGAGGGACAGCGAcagccccgcggcggcggccaagtgGGAGTgggacggcgaggaggtggagggcggcgacggcgaggtgcagAGCTCGTACAAGGGGCCCTTCGACACCATGGACGCGCTCCAGGAGGCCCTCCCCTTCAG GAAAGGGGTATGCAAGTTCTACAATGGCAAGTCTGGATCTTTTGCAAAGCTTCAAGATTCCGTGATCCCATCTCCACCTGAGAAAAGTCTTCCAAAGCCAGAAAACCCATCCCCTAGGAAGCGGAAAGGTCTTCTTCCGTTCAGTTTCAAGTGGGGCAAGCCACAGAACAAAGAGGTATTCCCTGAAGATGATGTGATCATCAGCCCTACAAATTGCAGGAGAATGACATTGTCACCAGCTGCAACAAGCAGTTCGGGGAGCAACAGCGGCAGTGATGATGAACACTACCGCTCTCCGAAGCTGCATACCCGTCAGCCACTCCGAAGGCCCAGCAATGCCGCCATGGGTGTCTTTGCTTCTCCACCTGCACCTCGTCCACCGCAGGTGTTATCAGCTCATATGAGATCACACTCGATGCTTGATCTGCAGGATGTGACAGAGTCGACCGCCATGGTTTCTCCCAGGGACAAGCGAAGGAGGAACTAG
- the LOC4330916 gene encoding subtilisin-like protease SBT1.4 has translation MATLRHLAAVLLILFAAASPAAAAAREQSTYILHLAPEHPALRATRVGGGGGAVFLGRLLRLPRHLRAPRPRLLYSYAHAATGVAARLTPEQAAHVEAQPGVLAVHPDQARQLHTTHTPAFLHLTQASGLLPAAASGGASSPIVGVLDTGIYPIGRGSFAPTDGLGPPPASFSGGCVSTASFNASAYCNNKLIGAKFFYKGYEAALGHAIDETEESKSPLDTEGHGTHTASTAAGSPVTGAGFFDYARGQAVGMSPAAHIAAYKICWKSGCYDSDILAAMDEAVADGVDVISLSVGAGGYAPSFFRDSIAIGSFHAVSKGIVVSASAGNSGPGEYTATNIAPWILTVGASTIDREFPADVVLGNGQVYGGVSLYSGEPLNSTLLPVVYAGDCGSRLCIIGELDPAKVSGKIVLCERGSNARVAKGGAVKVAGGAGMILVNTAESGEELVADSHLVPATMVGQKFGDKIKYYVQSDPSPTATIVFRGTVIGKSPSAPRVAAFSSRGPNYRAPEILKPDVIAPGVNILAAWTGESAPTDLDIDPRRVEFNIISGTSMSCPHVSGLAALLRQAQPDWSPAAIKSALMTTAYNVDNSSAVIKDLATGTESTPFVRGAGHVDPNRALDPGLVYDAGTEDYVSFLCTLGYSPSIISLFTTDGSVANCSTKFPRTGDLNYPAFAVVLSSYKDSVTYHRVVRNVGSNANAVYEAKIDSPSGVDVTVSPSKLVFDESHQSLSYDITIAASGNPVIVDTEYTFGSVTWSDGVHDVTSPIAVTWPSNGRAASM, from the coding sequence ATGGCTACCCTCCGCCatctcgccgccgtgctcctcatcctcttcgccgccgcgtcgccggcggcggcggccgcgagaGAGCAGTCGACGTACATCCTCCACCTCGCGCCCGAGCACCCGGCGCTCAGGGCCacgcgcgtcggcggcggcggcggcgccgtgttCCTCGGCCGCCTCCTTCGCCTCCCGCGCCATCTGCGCGCACCGCGGCCACGGTTGCTCTACTCCTACGCGCACGCAGCGACGGGGGTCGCGGCGCGCCTCACCCCCGAACAGGCGGCGCACGTCGAGGCGCAGCCTGGGGTGCTCGCCGTCCACCCCGACCAGGCGCGCCAGCTGCACACCACCCATACCCCGGCGTTCCTCCACCTTACCCAGGCTTCCGGgctcctgcccgccgccgcctccggtggCGCGTCGTCACCCATCGTCGGGGTGCTCGACACCGGGATCTACCCCATCGGCCGCGGCTCCTTCGCGCCCACCGACGGGCTCGGCCCGCCGCCCGCGTCCTTCTCCGGCGGATGCGtctccaccgcctccttcaACGCCTCCGCCTACTGCAACAACAAGCTCATCGGCGCAAAGTTCTTCTACAAGGGATACGAGGCTGCTCTCGGCCACGCCATCGATGAGACGGAGGAGTCCAAGTCGCCACTGGACACCGAGGGCCACGGGACCCacaccgcctccaccgccgcaggGTCGCCGGTGACCGGCGCCGGGTTCTTCGACTACGCGCGTGGCCAGGCGGTGGGCATGTCCCCCGCGGCGCACATCGCCGCGTACAAGATCTGCTGGAAGTCCGGTTGCTACGACTCCGACATCCTCGCCGCCATGGACGAGGCCGTCGCGGACGGCGTCGACGTCATATCCCTctccgtcggcgccggcggctacgCCCCGAGCTTCTTCCGCGACTCCATCGCCATCGGCTCCTTCCACGCCGTTAGCAAGGGCATCGTGGTGTCCGCGTCCGCCGGCAACTCCGGCCCCGGCGAGTACACCGCGACGAACATCGCGCCATGGATACTGACCGTCGGCGCATCTACCATCGACCGCGAATTCCCGGCTGATGTGGTTCTAGGCAACGGTCAGGTCTACGGCGGCGTGTCCCTGTACTCCGGCGAACCCCTGAACTCCACACTGCTCCCGGTGGTGTACGCCGGCGACTGCGGGTCTCGGCTTTGCATAATCGGCGAGCTCGATCCAGCGAAGGTTTCCGGCAAGATCGTTCTGTGTGAGCGTGGGAGCAACGCCCGTGTGGCGAAAGGCGGGGCAGTGAAGGTGGCCGGCGGTGCCGGCATGATTCTGGTGAACACGGCGGAGAGCGGCGAGGAGCTGGTTGCCGACTCCCACCTCGTCCCGGCGACAATGGTGGGGCAGAAATTCGGCGACAAGATCAAGTACTACGTCCAGAGCGATccgtcgccgacggcgaccaTCGTGTTCCGGGGCACGGTCATCGGGAAGtcgccgtccgcgccgcgcGTCGCGGCGTTCTCGAGCCGGGGCCCCAACTACCGCGCGCCGGAGATCCTCAAGCCGGACGTCATTGCCCCCGGCGTCAACATCCTCGCGGCGTGGACCGGCGAGTCTGCGCCCACCGACCTCGACATCGACCCGAGGCGCGTGGAGTTCAACATCATCTCCGGCACGTCCATGTCGTGCCCGCACGTCAGCGGCCTCGCCGCGCTGCTCCGCCAGGCGCAACCGGACTGGAGCCCGGCGGCGATCAAGTCGGCGCTCATGACCACGGCGTACAACGTGGACAACTCCAGCGCGGTCATCAAGGACCTGGCTACCGGGACCGAGTCGACGCCGTTCGTCCGTGGCGCCGGCCACGTCGACCCCAACCGCGCGCTCGACCCTGGCCTCGTGTACGACGCCGGGACCGAAGACTACGTCTCCTTCCTCTGCACGCTCGGCTACTCCCCCTCCATCATCTCCCTCTTCACAACAGACGGCTCCGTCGCCAACTGTTCGACGAAATTCCCCCGCACCGGGGACCTCAACTACCCCGCCTTCGCCGTCGTCCTATCCTCCTACAAAGATTCAGTCACCTACCACAGGGTGGTGCGCAACGTCGGCAGCAACGCCAATGCCGTCTACGAAGCCAAGATCGACAGCCCGTCCGGTGTGGATGTCACGGTGAGCCCAAGCAAGCTGGTGTTCGACGAGAGCCACCAGAGCCTGTCCTACGACATCACCATCGCCGCGTCGGGTAACCCGGTGATCGTCGACACCGAGTACACCTTCGGGTCGGTCACCTGGAGCGACGGCGTGCACGACGTCACTAGCCCCATCGCCGTGACATGGCCGTCGAACGGCCGAGCAGCATCCATGTAG
- the LOC4330914 gene encoding subtilisin-like protease SBT1.4 has product MVIKPMGKPLVVILLLSSSLLAVAAAAASPPSSTAAGHAGEPDDDVVSTYIVHVMPAHAPRRLPTHRASRRLTRGYASLVRGLLPRHIADPAPRLLYSYAHAATGFAARLTARQAAHLEAQPSIAAVVRDTAYQLHTTWSSDFLNLSPSFGLQAESNGAVDAVIGVIDTGIYPKDRASFAPDPSLPPTPPPTFRGSCVSSFRDSNASAYCNNKLVGAKTFYRGYEAQNGPIDERVQTKSPLDQES; this is encoded by the coding sequence ATGGTCATCAAACCAATGGGCAAACCACTCGTAGTCATACTCTTGctatcctcctccctcctcgccgttgcagctgctgcagcaTCGCCGCCGTCATCAACAGCAGCAGGCCATGCAGGCGAGCCAGACGACGACGTTGTGTCCACCTACATCGTGCACGTCATGCCCGCACACGCGCCACGCCGCCTTCCCACGCACCGCGCGTCTCGTCGTCTCACCCGCGGCTACGCATCGCTCGTCCGCGGGCTCCTCCCGCGGCACATCGCCGACCCGGCTCCGCGACTCCTCTACTCCTACGCGCACGCCGCGACGGGGTTCGCGGCGCGCCTCACGGCACGGCAGGCCGCGCACCTCGAGGCGCAGCCTTCCATCGCGGCCGTTGTCCGCGATACGGCCTATCAGCTCCACACCACATGGTCCTCCGACTTTCTCAACCTCTCGCCGTCTTTTGGGCTACAGGCGGAGTCCAACGGCGCCGTAGACGCGGTGATTGGTGTCATAGACACGGGTATATATCCGAAAGACCGTGCGTCCTTTGCACCTGACCCATCTCTGCCCCCAACACCGCCTCCCACCTTCCGTGGTAGTTGCGTGTCGTCGTTTCGTGATTCCAATGCCAGCGCTTACTGCAACAACAAGCTTGTGGGAGCAAAGACGTTCTACCGGGGATACGAGGCACAAAATGGGCCAATAGATGAGAGGGTGCAGACCAAGTCACCGCTAGACCAGGAATCCTAA